Proteins encoded within one genomic window of Amycolatopsis sp. 2-15:
- the glgX gene encoding glycogen debranching protein GlgX — MRPWPGRPYPLGATYDGVGTNFALFSEVAEYVELCLFDEDGTETRSRLEEVDGFVHHGYLLGIGPGQRYGFRVHGPYDPERGLRCNPNKVLIDPYAKALSRGVDWSEALFGYEFEFPEQRNDQDSAGHVPYSLVVSPFFDWANDRAPRTPYHETVIYEAHVRGMTMTHPFVPDRLRGTYAGLAHPAVIEHLKKLGVTAVELMPVHQFVTDHGLDQKGLRNYWGYNTIGFFAPHDAYAAMPGQGGQVQEFKGMVRALHEANIEVILDVVYNHTAEGNHLGPTLSMRGIDNEAYYRLVEDEPQYYMDYTGTGNSLNVRNPHTLQLIMDSLRYWVTEMHVDGFRFDLASALAREFYDVDRLSTFFELVQQDPIVSQVKLIAEPWDVGPGGYQVGNFPPLWTEWNGQYRDTVRDFWRGEPSTLGEFASRITGSSDLYQDDGRRPFASINFVTAHDGFTLEDLVSYNEKHNEANGEENRDGADDNRSWNCGVEGPTTDEEVLALRARQRRNLLATVLLSQGVPMLLHGDELGRTQQGNNNAYCQDSELSWMDWALAKENADLVEFTAALTAFRKAHPVFRRRRFFQGKPVRKGEELGDIAWFTPAGEEMTEQNWDDGFGKSVVIFLNGEGISDLDPRGMAVVDESFLLAFNAHYEDIAMTLPANGYGTEWTVVVDTATGQVGQSDVDPVPGGGKHTLAARSLVVLQRTGREEQE; from the coding sequence GTGCGTCCCTGGCCCGGAAGGCCCTACCCGCTCGGCGCCACCTACGACGGGGTGGGCACGAACTTCGCTCTGTTCTCCGAAGTCGCCGAGTACGTGGAGCTGTGCCTGTTCGACGAGGACGGCACGGAAACGCGCTCGCGCCTGGAAGAGGTCGACGGGTTCGTCCACCACGGCTACCTGCTCGGCATCGGTCCCGGCCAGCGCTACGGCTTCCGCGTGCACGGCCCGTACGACCCCGAGCGTGGCCTGCGCTGCAACCCGAACAAGGTCCTGATCGACCCGTACGCCAAGGCGCTTTCGCGCGGCGTCGACTGGTCGGAGGCGCTGTTCGGGTACGAGTTCGAGTTCCCGGAACAGCGCAACGACCAGGACTCGGCCGGGCACGTGCCGTACTCGCTGGTGGTGAGCCCGTTCTTCGACTGGGCCAACGACCGCGCGCCGCGCACACCCTACCACGAGACCGTGATCTACGAGGCGCACGTGCGCGGCATGACGATGACGCACCCGTTCGTGCCCGACCGCCTGCGCGGCACGTACGCCGGGCTCGCGCACCCGGCCGTGATCGAGCACCTGAAGAAGCTCGGCGTCACGGCGGTGGAGCTCATGCCGGTGCACCAGTTCGTGACCGACCACGGCCTGGACCAGAAGGGCCTGCGCAACTACTGGGGCTACAACACCATCGGCTTCTTCGCGCCCCACGACGCCTACGCGGCGATGCCGGGCCAGGGCGGGCAGGTGCAGGAGTTCAAGGGCATGGTCCGCGCCCTGCACGAGGCCAACATCGAGGTGATCCTCGACGTCGTCTACAACCACACCGCGGAGGGCAACCACCTCGGCCCGACGCTGTCCATGCGCGGCATCGACAACGAGGCCTACTACCGGCTGGTCGAGGACGAGCCGCAGTACTACATGGACTACACGGGCACGGGCAACTCGCTCAACGTCCGCAATCCGCACACGTTGCAGCTGATCATGGACTCGCTGCGCTACTGGGTCACCGAGATGCACGTGGACGGGTTCCGCTTCGACCTCGCCTCCGCGCTGGCGCGCGAGTTCTACGACGTCGACCGCCTGTCCACGTTCTTCGAGCTCGTGCAGCAGGACCCGATCGTGAGCCAGGTCAAGCTCATCGCCGAGCCGTGGGACGTCGGCCCCGGCGGGTACCAGGTGGGCAACTTCCCGCCACTGTGGACGGAGTGGAACGGGCAGTACCGCGACACCGTGCGCGACTTCTGGCGCGGCGAGCCGTCGACGCTGGGGGAGTTCGCCTCCCGCATCACGGGTTCGTCGGACCTGTACCAGGACGACGGCCGCCGGCCGTTCGCGTCGATCAACTTCGTCACCGCGCACGACGGCTTCACGCTCGAGGACCTGGTTTCCTACAACGAGAAGCACAACGAAGCCAACGGCGAGGAAAACCGCGACGGCGCCGACGACAACCGGTCGTGGAACTGCGGCGTGGAGGGCCCGACCACCGACGAGGAGGTCCTCGCGCTGCGCGCCCGCCAGCGCCGCAACCTGCTCGCCACCGTGCTGCTGTCCCAGGGTGTGCCGATGCTGCTGCACGGCGACGAGCTGGGCCGCACGCAGCAGGGCAACAACAACGCCTACTGTCAGGACTCCGAACTGTCCTGGATGGACTGGGCGCTCGCGAAGGAGAACGCCGACCTCGTCGAGTTCACCGCGGCGCTCACGGCGTTCCGCAAGGCGCACCCGGTCTTCCGGCGCCGCCGGTTCTTCCAGGGCAAGCCGGTGCGCAAGGGTGAGGAGCTCGGCGACATCGCCTGGTTCACCCCGGCCGGCGAGGAGATGACCGAGCAGAACTGGGACGACGGCTTCGGCAAGTCCGTGGTCATCTTCCTCAACGGCGAGGGCATCTCCGACCTCGACCCGCGGGGCATGGCCGTGGTCGACGAGTCGTTCCTGCTCGCGTTCAACGCGCACTACGAGGACATCGCGATGACCTTGCCCGCCAACGGGTACGGCACGGAGTGGACGGTTGTCGTCGACACGGCCACCGGTCAGGTCGGACAGTCCGATGTGGACCCGGTGCCGGGCGGGGGCAAGCACACGCTCGCCGCGCGGTCGCTCGTGGTACTGCAGCGCACCGGCCGGGAGGAGCAGGAGTGA
- a CDS encoding M1 family metallopeptidase, whose product MSWYKALALVASGAAALGMAQPSTIGADGVGDPYFPQDGNGGYDVSRYDVKVSYDPANPGSFTGDTTVHAAARQDLDRFDLDLEGFTVSAVTVNGAPAKAIARSGAHELEITPRTRVRRGSTFAVRVVYSRKPVGASWHRLVGGGIDVSGEPHSATAWFPLNDHPSDKAALHLEATVPTGWTVVGNGLPGPTTTNAGHTTFRWHEDHPIVSYATTMAIDKFTVHTSKLADGTPVITAYGQNTSVLPDSEALLPKIMGFLTTTFGPYPCDSTGAIVVQPEATEGSLALETQTRPTYDGAFFDASAVHELAHQWFGDAVSFSDWRDGCLAECFAQYAWQLWDGAENGADLDESYRSIVEQNARDAAYWQVPIYDPGKDRPLDFALYDRGSLMLHALRRTMGDDRFFGLLKHWITAHRDGNASWPDFEHFASAQAGQDLSAFFTAWAHSSVIPPARYLYPGSLAR is encoded by the coding sequence ATGAGCTGGTACAAGGCGCTCGCCCTCGTCGCGAGCGGAGCGGCGGCGCTCGGCATGGCGCAGCCGTCGACGATCGGCGCGGACGGTGTCGGCGACCCGTACTTCCCGCAGGACGGCAACGGCGGCTACGACGTCTCGCGCTACGACGTGAAGGTGTCCTACGATCCCGCGAACCCCGGTTCCTTCACAGGCGACACCACGGTCCACGCGGCCGCGCGCCAGGACCTCGACCGGTTCGACCTCGACCTGGAGGGCTTCACGGTCTCAGCGGTGACCGTGAACGGCGCGCCCGCGAAGGCGATCGCGCGGTCGGGCGCACACGAGCTGGAGATCACGCCGCGCACGCGGGTGCGGCGTGGCAGCACCTTCGCCGTGCGCGTCGTGTACTCGCGCAAGCCGGTGGGCGCGAGCTGGCACCGGCTCGTCGGCGGGGGCATCGACGTGAGCGGCGAGCCGCACTCGGCGACCGCGTGGTTCCCGCTGAACGACCACCCGTCGGACAAGGCGGCGCTGCACCTGGAGGCGACCGTGCCGACCGGGTGGACGGTGGTGGGCAACGGGCTGCCCGGCCCGACGACCACGAACGCCGGCCACACGACGTTCCGCTGGCACGAGGACCACCCGATCGTCTCCTACGCCACGACGATGGCGATCGACAAGTTCACCGTGCACACCTCGAAGCTCGCCGACGGCACGCCTGTGATCACCGCGTACGGCCAGAACACGAGTGTCCTTCCCGACTCCGAGGCGCTGCTGCCGAAGATCATGGGCTTCCTGACCACGACGTTCGGCCCGTACCCGTGCGATTCGACCGGCGCGATCGTCGTCCAGCCCGAGGCGACCGAGGGCAGCCTCGCGCTGGAGACGCAGACCCGCCCGACCTACGACGGCGCGTTCTTCGACGCCTCGGCGGTGCACGAGCTGGCGCACCAGTGGTTCGGCGACGCGGTGTCCTTTTCGGACTGGCGCGACGGCTGCCTCGCCGAGTGCTTCGCCCAGTACGCCTGGCAGCTGTGGGACGGGGCCGAGAACGGCGCCGACCTCGACGAGAGCTACCGCTCGATCGTCGAGCAGAACGCCCGCGACGCGGCCTACTGGCAGGTGCCGATCTACGACCCGGGCAAGGACCGCCCGCTCGACTTCGCCCTGTACGACCGCGGCTCGCTCATGCTCCACGCCCTGCGCCGCACCATGGGCGACGACAGGTTCTTCGGCCTGCTCAAGCACTGGATCACCGCGCACCGCGACGGCAACGCGTCCTGGCCCGACTTCGAGCACTTCGCGTCGGCACAGGCGGGCCAGGACCTGTCGGCCTTCTTCACCGCGTGGGCACACAGCTCCGTTATCCCGCCGGCCCGATACCTTTACCCGGGCTCGCTCGCGCGCTGA
- a CDS encoding DUF3040 domain-containing protein encodes MLPHRDRSALRKIEEELAASDPDFVAALSAGAPPVRSRTWLATLILADITVVLMIVVGLLAGSTGMFLWGLVMVPAFVWIHRSILTRKRDHTADDAKA; translated from the coding sequence ATGCTTCCCCATCGTGACCGCAGTGCACTGCGGAAGATCGAAGAAGAGCTGGCCGCGAGCGACCCCGACTTCGTCGCGGCCCTGAGCGCCGGCGCCCCGCCCGTGCGGTCGCGCACGTGGCTCGCCACCTTGATCCTCGCCGACATCACGGTGGTGCTGATGATCGTGGTCGGGCTGCTGGCCGGCAGCACCGGCATGTTCCTGTGGGGCCTCGTGATGGTCCCGGCGTTCGTCTGGATCCACCGGTCGATCCTGACGCGCAAGCGCGACCACACGGCCGACGACGCGAAGGCGTAG
- the malQ gene encoding 4-alpha-glucanotransferase, producing the protein MQSPTASGSPTPDVSPELAELAAAYGVATHYENSDRVEVQVEAEVVVAVLAQFDVDASSEESIRRALEGVRAERASADLPPTIVVRAGDTRELGREVTVELEDGTTRAVGTTLPADLPLGWHHVVAGERRVPLAVVPAKLPEVPAAWGWMLQLYALHSAGSWGMGDFGDLRTTATRSAAELGAGVLLVNPVQAFAPAHPVERSPYSPSSRRFANPVYLRVTDTEAFARADEATRTKVLALAPDAVPDLIDYDAVWDAKRTALELLRPHHPRPVELDGDLRDFATFGALAEVHGADWREWPEALRDPAGPEVAAARAELADRVEFHGWLQQLCHEQLDEVRLAAREAGMTVGVVHDLPVGVHPGGADTWALRDVFAARVRVGAPPDAFNQQGQDWNLPPWRPDRLAEAGYAPFRDVIRGVLQHADGIRVDHIAGLWRLWWIPPGEPAGRGTYVHYDAEAMLGVLALEAHRAGAVVVGEDLGTVEEIVTETMHERGVLSSAVLWFQRDWDAPGKPFVRPADWDPHAMASISTHDLPTVSGWLEAEHVRVRAELGLLDRPVEQEYTEAAAERSALLDLVAREGIPADDPVVALHTLLASAASRLVLTSPADVVGERRQPNLPGTIDQYPNWRIPLPVTVDGFFADARVRAAVAPLKAARPLP; encoded by the coding sequence GTGCAGAGCCCGACCGCCTCCGGATCACCGACCCCCGACGTTTCGCCCGAGCTGGCCGAGCTGGCCGCCGCGTACGGCGTGGCGACCCACTACGAGAACTCCGATCGCGTGGAAGTGCAGGTCGAGGCCGAGGTGGTGGTCGCCGTCCTCGCGCAGTTCGACGTGGACGCCTCGAGTGAGGAGTCGATCCGCCGGGCGCTGGAGGGCGTCCGCGCGGAACGGGCGTCGGCCGACCTGCCGCCCACGATCGTCGTGCGCGCCGGTGACACGCGCGAGCTGGGCCGTGAGGTCACCGTCGAGCTGGAGGACGGCACGACCCGCGCCGTCGGCACCACGCTGCCGGCCGACCTGCCGCTGGGCTGGCACCACGTCGTCGCAGGTGAGCGCCGGGTGCCGCTGGCCGTGGTTCCGGCGAAGCTGCCCGAGGTGCCCGCCGCCTGGGGCTGGATGCTGCAGCTCTACGCGCTGCACTCGGCCGGGTCGTGGGGGATGGGCGACTTCGGCGACCTGCGGACCACCGCCACGCGCTCGGCCGCCGAGCTCGGCGCCGGCGTGCTGCTGGTCAACCCGGTGCAGGCGTTCGCGCCCGCGCACCCCGTGGAGCGCTCGCCGTACTCGCCGTCGAGCCGCCGCTTCGCGAACCCCGTGTACCTGCGGGTCACCGACACCGAGGCGTTCGCCCGGGCCGACGAGGCCACGCGCACGAAGGTACTGGCCCTGGCCCCGGACGCGGTTCCGGACCTCATCGACTACGACGCCGTGTGGGACGCCAAGCGCACGGCGCTCGAGCTGCTGCGCCCGCACCATCCTCGGCCCGTCGAGCTCGACGGCGACCTGCGCGACTTCGCGACGTTCGGCGCGCTGGCCGAAGTGCACGGCGCCGACTGGCGCGAGTGGCCCGAGGCCCTGCGCGACCCGGCGGGCCCCGAGGTCGCCGCCGCGCGGGCCGAGCTGGCCGACCGGGTCGAGTTCCACGGCTGGCTCCAGCAGCTGTGCCACGAGCAGCTCGACGAGGTCCGCCTCGCGGCGCGCGAGGCCGGGATGACCGTCGGTGTCGTGCACGACCTGCCCGTCGGCGTGCACCCCGGCGGTGCCGACACGTGGGCGCTGCGCGACGTGTTCGCCGCCCGCGTGCGCGTGGGCGCGCCGCCCGACGCGTTCAACCAGCAGGGCCAGGACTGGAACCTCCCGCCGTGGCGGCCCGACCGCCTCGCTGAGGCCGGGTACGCGCCGTTCCGCGACGTCATTCGCGGCGTGCTGCAGCACGCCGACGGCATCCGCGTGGACCACATCGCCGGGCTCTGGCGGCTGTGGTGGATCCCGCCGGGCGAGCCCGCCGGCCGCGGCACCTACGTGCACTACGACGCGGAGGCGATGCTCGGCGTGCTCGCCCTGGAAGCCCACCGCGCCGGCGCCGTGGTGGTCGGCGAGGACCTCGGCACGGTCGAGGAGATCGTCACCGAGACGATGCACGAGCGCGGCGTGCTCAGCTCCGCCGTGCTGTGGTTCCAGCGCGACTGGGACGCACCGGGCAAACCGTTCGTCCGCCCCGCGGACTGGGACCCGCACGCGATGGCGAGCATCTCGACCCACGACCTGCCCACCGTGTCCGGCTGGCTCGAAGCCGAGCACGTGCGTGTGCGGGCCGAGCTGGGCCTGCTCGACCGGCCCGTGGAGCAGGAGTACACCGAGGCCGCGGCCGAACGCAGCGCGCTGCTCGACCTCGTTGCGCGCGAAGGCATCCCCGCCGACGACCCGGTGGTGGCCCTGCACACGCTCCTGGCCTCGGCGGCGTCACGCCTGGTGCTCACCTCACCCGCCGACGTGGTCGGCGAACGGCGCCAGCCCAACCTGCCCGGGACGATCGACCAGTACCCTAACTGGCGGATCCCGCTTCCCGTCACCGTCGACGGGTTCTTCGCCGACGCACGGGTGCGTGCGGCGGTCGCCCCGCTCAAGGCCGCCCGCCCGCTCCCGTGA
- the treY gene encoding malto-oligosyltrehalose synthase translates to MSAPSSTYRVQLRPEFTFTDAAGIVDYLRSLGAGALYASPVLDATTGSTHGYDVVDPTRARPELGGEEARQVLVARLASAGLTLVVDIVPNHMSVEVPKLNRWWWDVLRHGQASEHAGFFDIDWSRGKVLLPVLGEDAAVAELTVDGSGDDAELAYYDHRFPIAPGTGEGTPQEVHARQNYELVGWRRGNAELNYRRFFDITNLAAVTVEKAEVFAETHGEVLRWVADGDVTGLRVDHPDGLADPGGYLRRLREGAPDAWLVVEKILHPGEALPQSWPVDGTTGYDALNEITGVFVDPAAKPAFTRLAGELGGRTDYLAVEEEARRLVTDRILVAEVHRIAALVDGVEPEAARAAVAEVMIAFGVYRSYLPEGAAEWTGAVERARSRRPDLCEALTALDTQVRAQPGGELATRVQQTSGMVVAKGTEDTTFYRFTRFAALNEVGGDPDRFGLAPAEFHRLAAGRAAGRPASMTTLTTHDTKRSEDTRARQAALSELADEFGDAVRRWTKRRGIDEPALNLLAWQTLVGAWPIAPERLRDYLDKAAKESKLRTTWTDHDEAFEQAVAAWPDQVLGDAELVAEVEEFVGKLRGPGWVNSLGQKLVQLAAPGVPDVYQGTELWDFSLVDPDNRREVDYGVRREILERVIAGEQPEVDETGAAKLLVVHRTLTLRRERPELFTGYRALEAEGAAAGHLLAFQRGENLAVAVTRLPVGLEQAGGWRDTVLPLTSGVWTDVLTGRAVGDAPSAAALFDRYPVALLVRGDC, encoded by the coding sequence GTGAGCGCGCCGTCCTCGACCTACCGGGTGCAGCTGCGCCCGGAGTTCACCTTCACCGACGCCGCCGGGATCGTCGACTACCTGCGCTCGCTCGGCGCGGGCGCGCTCTACGCGTCGCCGGTGCTGGACGCGACGACCGGCTCCACCCACGGCTACGACGTGGTCGACCCGACCCGCGCGCGGCCGGAGCTCGGCGGCGAGGAAGCCCGGCAGGTGCTGGTCGCGCGGCTGGCCTCCGCCGGGCTCACACTCGTGGTCGACATCGTGCCGAACCACATGTCGGTCGAGGTCCCGAAGCTCAACCGCTGGTGGTGGGACGTGCTCCGCCACGGGCAGGCGTCCGAGCACGCGGGCTTCTTCGACATCGACTGGAGCCGCGGCAAGGTGCTGCTGCCCGTGCTGGGCGAGGACGCGGCCGTCGCCGAGCTGACCGTGGACGGCTCTGGTGACGACGCCGAGCTCGCCTACTACGACCACCGCTTCCCGATCGCGCCCGGCACCGGCGAGGGCACGCCGCAGGAAGTGCACGCGCGCCAGAACTACGAGCTCGTCGGCTGGCGCCGCGGCAATGCCGAGCTGAACTACCGCCGCTTCTTCGACATCACGAACCTCGCGGCCGTCACGGTCGAGAAGGCCGAGGTGTTCGCCGAGACCCACGGCGAGGTGCTGCGCTGGGTGGCCGACGGCGATGTCACCGGCCTGCGCGTGGACCACCCGGACGGCCTGGCCGACCCCGGCGGCTATCTGCGGCGGCTGCGCGAGGGCGCGCCCGACGCGTGGCTGGTCGTGGAGAAGATCCTGCATCCGGGCGAGGCGCTGCCGCAGAGCTGGCCCGTCGACGGCACTACCGGCTACGACGCGCTGAACGAGATCACCGGAGTGTTCGTGGACCCGGCCGCGAAGCCGGCGTTCACGCGGCTCGCGGGCGAGCTGGGCGGGCGCACCGACTACCTCGCCGTGGAAGAGGAAGCGCGGCGCCTGGTCACCGACCGGATCCTGGTGGCCGAGGTGCACCGGATCGCGGCCCTGGTCGACGGCGTCGAGCCGGAAGCCGCGCGGGCCGCCGTGGCCGAGGTGATGATCGCCTTCGGCGTCTACCGCTCGTACCTGCCGGAGGGCGCCGCCGAGTGGACGGGTGCCGTCGAGCGCGCGCGGTCGCGCCGGCCCGACCTCTGCGAAGCCCTGACCGCGCTGGACACACAGGTCCGCGCGCAACCCGGCGGCGAGCTGGCGACGCGCGTCCAGCAGACGTCCGGCATGGTCGTGGCCAAGGGCACCGAGGACACCACCTTCTACCGCTTCACCCGCTTCGCCGCGCTCAACGAGGTCGGCGGCGACCCGGACCGGTTCGGGCTCGCCCCCGCGGAGTTCCACCGGCTCGCCGCGGGCCGCGCCGCCGGACGCCCGGCGAGCATGACCACGCTGACCACGCACGACACCAAACGCTCGGAGGACACGCGGGCGCGGCAGGCGGCGTTGTCCGAGCTGGCCGACGAGTTCGGCGACGCCGTGCGCCGCTGGACGAAGCGGCGCGGCATCGACGAGCCGGCGCTGAACCTGCTGGCCTGGCAGACCCTCGTGGGTGCCTGGCCGATCGCGCCCGAGCGCCTGCGCGACTACCTCGACAAGGCGGCCAAGGAGTCGAAGCTCCGCACCACCTGGACCGACCACGACGAGGCGTTCGAGCAGGCCGTCGCCGCGTGGCCCGACCAGGTGCTGGGCGACGCCGAGCTGGTGGCCGAGGTCGAGGAGTTCGTCGGGAAGCTGCGCGGGCCCGGCTGGGTGAACTCGCTGGGCCAGAAGCTGGTGCAGCTGGCCGCGCCGGGCGTGCCCGACGTCTACCAGGGCACCGAGCTGTGGGACTTCTCGCTCGTGGACCCGGACAACCGGCGCGAGGTCGACTACGGCGTGCGCCGCGAAATCCTCGAGCGCGTGATCGCCGGCGAACAGCCGGAGGTCGACGAAACCGGTGCCGCGAAGCTGCTCGTGGTCCACCGGACGCTGACGCTGCGGCGCGAACGGCCCGAGCTGTTCACCGGCTACCGCGCGCTGGAGGCCGAGGGCGCGGCCGCCGGGCACCTGCTGGCGTTCCAGCGCGGCGAAAACCTCGCGGTCGCAGTGACGCGGTTGCCCGTCGGGCTCGAGCAGGCCGGCGGCTGGCGCGACACCGTGCTGCCGCTGACCTCTGGCGTGTGGACCGACGTGCTCACCGGTCGCGCCGTCGGCGACGCACCGTCGGCCGCGGCGCTGTTCGACCGGTACCCGGTGGCTCTTCTGGTGCGAGGGGATTGCTGA
- a CDS encoding M1 family metallopeptidase, producing MLKRVWATAVAAGSILVLASSTAVAAPSPGSDGVGDPLFPQDGNGGYRVSQYDVALDYDPAKPDYLTGDTTADAVATQDLSRFDLDLEGFTVQSVTVGGAPAAFTRTGEHELVITPAKPLRCGQSFRVRVRYAGTPGFFWMTADDAGAVHAFAEPHSASSWYPVNDHPSDKATFHLAVTMPDRPGWAVVGNGVPAPPVVRGGRKTFSWTEGHPVASYLTGVVIDRMTVHTGQLADGTPIVDAYTTGAEAAKPFEDRLPEVLGFLSSRFGKYPFSSAGGIFYPGDTGGGFEMQERPVYPGGVPPERFTDIVHEQAHQWFGDSVSVARWSDICLKECFATYAEWLWREAKEGHDLDADYRAALAGAAADPDFWKVPLADPGDGFYGGSYTVGPLMLHALRRTVGDAVFFRTLRDFLARPRGANASWADFEHLAAHEYGHDLTAFFTAWAHGAVIPPEPYLDPGTLKEKA from the coding sequence GTGCTGAAGAGAGTGTGGGCGACCGCGGTCGCCGCCGGCTCGATCCTCGTGCTCGCCTCGAGCACGGCGGTCGCCGCCCCGAGCCCCGGGTCCGACGGCGTCGGCGACCCCCTGTTCCCGCAGGACGGCAACGGCGGCTACCGCGTGAGCCAGTACGACGTCGCGCTGGACTACGACCCGGCGAAACCCGACTACCTCACCGGCGACACGACGGCCGACGCCGTCGCCACCCAGGACCTGAGCCGCTTCGACCTCGATCTCGAGGGCTTCACGGTGCAGAGCGTGACGGTGGGGGGTGCGCCCGCGGCCTTCACCCGCACCGGCGAGCACGAGCTCGTGATCACGCCCGCGAAACCCCTGCGGTGCGGACAGTCCTTCCGGGTACGCGTGCGGTATGCGGGCACGCCGGGGTTCTTCTGGATGACGGCCGACGACGCCGGCGCGGTGCACGCGTTCGCCGAGCCGCATTCCGCCTCGAGCTGGTACCCGGTGAACGACCACCCGTCGGACAAGGCGACGTTCCACCTCGCCGTGACGATGCCGGACCGGCCGGGCTGGGCGGTGGTGGGCAACGGCGTGCCCGCGCCGCCGGTGGTGCGCGGCGGGCGCAAGACGTTCTCGTGGACCGAGGGTCACCCCGTCGCGTCCTACCTGACGGGTGTGGTGATCGACCGGATGACCGTCCACACGGGACAGCTCGCCGACGGGACCCCGATCGTCGACGCGTACACCACCGGCGCGGAGGCCGCGAAGCCGTTCGAGGACCGGCTGCCCGAGGTGCTCGGGTTTCTGTCCTCGCGCTTCGGGAAGTACCCATTCTCCTCGGCCGGCGGCATCTTCTACCCCGGCGACACCGGTGGCGGGTTCGAGATGCAGGAGCGGCCGGTGTACCCGGGCGGGGTGCCGCCGGAACGGTTCACCGACATCGTGCACGAGCAGGCGCACCAGTGGTTCGGCGACAGCGTCTCGGTGGCGCGCTGGTCCGACATCTGCCTGAAGGAGTGCTTCGCCACCTACGCGGAATGGCTGTGGCGGGAGGCGAAGGAGGGTCACGACCTCGACGCCGACTACCGGGCCGCGCTCGCCGGCGCCGCCGCCGACCCGGACTTCTGGAAGGTCCCGCTCGCGGACCCGGGTGACGGGTTCTACGGCGGCTCCTACACCGTCGGCCCGCTCATGCTGCACGCGCTGCGCCGCACCGTCGGCGACGCCGTGTTCTTCCGGACCCTGCGTGATTTCCTCGCCCGCCCGCGCGGCGCCAACGCCTCCTGGGCCGACTTCGAGCACCTCGCGGCCCACGAGTACGGCCACGACCTCACCGCCTTCTTCACCGCGTGGGCCCACGGCGCCGTGATCCCGCCCGAGCCCTACCTCGACCCCGGAACCCTGAAGGAAAAAGCATGA